From Streptomyces sp. 6-11-2, one genomic window encodes:
- a CDS encoding TetR/AcrR family transcriptional regulator translates to MARRHDPERRQRIIDAALRVVGARGLAGLSHRTVAAEADVPLGSTTYHFRTLDELMVAALGQASDGFAKVIAARGGLDDPRTDLAEALAGWMGEWLSGDRTGVELEYELYLAALRRPALRPVAAEWAEDVATLLSRRTDPTTARALVALMDGICLQVLLTGTPYDENYAREMLRRMIPPSADT, encoded by the coding sequence ATGGCCCGGCGGCACGACCCCGAGCGGCGGCAGCGCATCATCGACGCGGCGCTCCGTGTGGTGGGCGCCAGGGGACTCGCCGGGCTGAGCCACCGCACGGTGGCCGCGGAGGCGGACGTACCGCTGGGCTCCACGACGTACCACTTCCGGACGCTGGACGAGCTGATGGTCGCGGCCCTCGGGCAGGCAAGCGACGGCTTCGCCAAGGTGATCGCCGCGCGCGGCGGTCTGGACGACCCGCGCACCGACCTCGCGGAGGCGCTCGCGGGCTGGATGGGGGAGTGGCTGTCCGGCGATCGAACCGGGGTCGAGCTGGAGTACGAGCTGTATCTCGCCGCCCTGCGCCGTCCCGCGCTCCGTCCCGTCGCCGCCGAGTGGGCCGAGGACGTCGCGACCCTGCTCTCCCGCCGCACCGACCCGACCACCGCCCGCGCCCTGGTGGCCCTGATGGACGGCATCTGCCTCCAGGTGCTGCTGACCGGAACCCCGTACGACGAGAACTACGCCCGCGAGATGCTGAGGCGGATGATCCCGCCGTCCGCGGACACCTGA
- a CDS encoding cysteine desulfurase, whose amino-acid sequence MTQLPGLLDTEAIRKDFPVLDRLVHDGKKLVYLDNAATSQKPRQVLDALSEYYERYNANVHRGVHVLAEEATALYEGARDKVAAFVNAPSRDEVIFTKNASESLNLVANMLGWAEEPYRVDHETEIVITEMEHHSNIVPWQLLAQRTGAKLKWFGLTDDGRLDLSNIDEVITEKTKIVSFVLVSNILGTVNPVEAIVRRAQEVGALVCIDASQAAPHMPLDVQALQADFVAFTGHKMCGPTGIGVLWGRQELLEDLPPFLGGGEMIETVSMHSSTYAPAPHKFEAGTPPIAQAVGLGAAIDYLNSIGMDKILAHEHALTEYAVRRLAEVPDLRIIGPTTAEDRGAAISFTLGDIHPHDVGQVLDEQGIAVRVGHHCARPVCLRYGIPATTRASFYLYSTPAEIDALVDGLEHVRNFFG is encoded by the coding sequence GTGACACAGCTGCCGGGCCTCCTCGACACAGAGGCGATCCGCAAGGACTTCCCCGTGCTGGACCGGCTGGTCCACGACGGCAAGAAGCTCGTGTACCTGGACAACGCGGCGACCTCGCAGAAACCGCGCCAGGTGCTGGACGCCCTGAGCGAGTACTACGAGCGCTACAACGCCAACGTCCACCGCGGTGTGCATGTGCTCGCCGAGGAGGCCACGGCGCTGTACGAGGGCGCGCGCGACAAGGTCGCCGCGTTCGTCAACGCGCCGAGCCGCGACGAGGTGATCTTCACGAAGAACGCCTCGGAGTCGCTCAACCTCGTGGCGAACATGCTCGGCTGGGCCGAGGAGCCCTACCGGGTGGACCACGAGACCGAGATCGTCATCACGGAGATGGAGCACCACTCCAACATCGTTCCCTGGCAGCTGCTGGCGCAGCGCACGGGCGCGAAGCTGAAGTGGTTCGGCCTCACCGACGACGGCCGTCTCGACCTGTCCAACATCGACGAGGTCATCACCGAGAAGACGAAGATCGTCTCCTTCGTACTGGTGTCCAACATCCTCGGCACCGTGAACCCGGTCGAGGCGATAGTGCGCCGCGCGCAGGAGGTCGGCGCGCTGGTGTGCATCGACGCCTCGCAGGCCGCGCCGCACATGCCGCTGGACGTACAGGCCCTCCAGGCCGACTTCGTGGCCTTCACCGGCCACAAGATGTGCGGCCCGACCGGCATCGGCGTGCTCTGGGGCCGCCAGGAGCTGCTGGAGGACCTGCCCCCGTTCCTCGGCGGCGGCGAGATGATCGAGACGGTGTCGATGCACTCGTCGACGTACGCCCCCGCCCCGCACAAGTTCGAGGCGGGCACGCCGCCGATCGCGCAGGCGGTCGGTCTGGGCGCGGCGATCGACTACCTGAACTCGATCGGGATGGACAAGATCCTCGCCCACGAGCACGCGCTCACCGAGTACGCGGTGCGCCGGCTGGCGGAGGTTCCCGATCTGAGGATCATCGGCCCGACCACGGCCGAGGACCGGGGCGCGGCGATCTCCTTCACGCTCGGTGACATCCACCCGCACGACGTGGGCCAGGTCCTCGACGAGCAGGGCATCGCGGTGCGCGTGGGCCACCACTGCGCGCGGCCGGTGTGCCTGCGGTACGGAATTCCTGCGACCACGCGAGCGTCGTTCTATCTGTACTCCACGCCGGCCGAGATCGACGCTCTGGTCGACGGCCTGGAGCACGTACGGAACTTCTTCGGCTGA
- the dapD gene encoding 2,3,4,5-tetrahydropyridine-2,6-dicarboxylate N-succinyltransferase, whose translation MTDTTAPRTTGAVAAGLATIAADGAVLDTWFPAPELTDQPGPAGSERLSAERAAELLGDGATAAIGPDARRGVEVVAVRTVIASLDEKPIDAHDVYLRLHLLSHRLVKPHGQSLDGIFGHLANVAWTSLGPVAVDDIEKVRLNARAEGLHLQVTSIDKFPRMTDYVAPKGVRIADADRVRLGAHLAEGTTVMHEGFVNFNAGTLGTSMVEGRISAGVVVGDGSDIGGGASTMGTLSGGGNVIIAIGERCLVGAEAGVGIALGDECVVEAGLYVTAGTRVTMPDGQIVKARELSGASNILFRRNSVTGAVEARPNNAVWGGLNEILHSHN comes from the coding sequence ATGACCGACACGACTGCTCCCCGCACCACCGGTGCCGTGGCCGCCGGACTTGCCACGATCGCCGCCGACGGCGCCGTTCTCGACACCTGGTTCCCCGCCCCCGAGCTGACGGACCAGCCCGGCCCGGCCGGCAGCGAGCGGCTGTCCGCCGAGCGGGCCGCGGAGCTGCTCGGCGACGGCGCCACCGCGGCGATCGGGCCGGACGCGCGCCGGGGCGTCGAGGTGGTCGCGGTCCGTACGGTCATCGCCTCGCTCGACGAGAAGCCGATCGACGCGCACGACGTCTACCTGCGTCTGCACCTGCTCTCGCACCGGCTGGTCAAGCCGCACGGCCAGAGCCTGGACGGGATCTTCGGCCACCTCGCGAACGTCGCCTGGACCTCGCTCGGCCCGGTCGCCGTGGACGACATCGAGAAGGTGCGGCTCAACGCCCGCGCGGAGGGCCTGCACCTCCAGGTGACCTCGATCGACAAGTTCCCGCGCATGACCGACTACGTCGCCCCGAAGGGCGTTCGCATCGCCGACGCCGACCGGGTACGGCTCGGCGCGCACCTCGCCGAGGGCACCACAGTGATGCACGAGGGCTTCGTGAACTTCAACGCGGGCACCCTCGGCACCTCCATGGTCGAGGGCCGCATCTCCGCGGGCGTCGTGGTCGGCGACGGCTCCGACATCGGCGGCGGCGCCTCCACCATGGGCACGCTCTCCGGCGGCGGCAACGTGATCATCGCCATCGGCGAGCGCTGCCTGGTCGGCGCCGAGGCGGGCGTGGGCATCGCGCTCGGCGACGAGTGCGTGGTCGAGGCCGGTCTGTACGTCACCGCCGGCACCCGGGTGACGATGCCCGACGGCCAGATCGTCAAGGCGCGCGAGCTGTCCGGCGCCTCCAACATCCTCTTCCGCCGCAACTCGGTCACCGGCGCCGTCGAGGCCCGCCCGAACAACGCGGTCTGGGGCGGCCTGAACGAGATCCTGCACAGCCACAACTGA
- a CDS encoding aminoglycoside N(3)-acetyltransferase has translation MPTPPPTGPLVTRDTIAEGLRDLGVRPGETLLVHSSLSSLGWVCGGQVAVVQGLLDALGPDGTLVVPTHCGDLSDPARWSRPPVPEEWWDTIRATMPAYDPRVSPSFGVGVIPETVRTWPGALRSAHPQTSFAAIGPRATGIVDGHATDCRLGERSPLARLEALGARVLLLGAGYGSCTCFHLAEYRIPGPLTREGRPGPHGWEVVTDVSITSERFDELGHDFERDRPVALGTVGAARSRLFPVADAVAYAERWLAVHRPREDDFPHPAA, from the coding sequence ATGCCCACACCGCCGCCGACCGGCCCGCTCGTCACCCGGGACACGATCGCCGAAGGACTGCGCGACCTCGGCGTACGCCCCGGCGAGACCCTCCTCGTCCACTCCTCCCTCAGTTCGCTCGGCTGGGTCTGCGGCGGCCAGGTCGCGGTCGTCCAGGGACTGCTCGACGCGCTCGGTCCCGACGGCACGCTCGTGGTCCCCACCCACTGCGGCGACCTCTCCGACCCGGCGCGCTGGAGCAGACCCCCGGTGCCCGAGGAGTGGTGGGACACCATCCGGGCCACGATGCCCGCCTACGACCCCCGCGTCAGCCCCTCCTTCGGGGTCGGAGTGATCCCGGAGACCGTGCGCACCTGGCCGGGCGCTCTGCGCAGCGCGCACCCGCAGACCTCGTTCGCGGCGATCGGCCCCCGCGCCACCGGGATCGTCGACGGGCACGCCACCGACTGCCGGTTGGGCGAGCGCAGCCCGCTCGCCCGCCTGGAGGCGCTCGGGGCCCGGGTGCTGCTGCTGGGCGCCGGATACGGTTCCTGCACCTGCTTCCACCTGGCCGAGTACCGGATCCCCGGACCGCTCACCCGGGAGGGCCGGCCCGGGCCGCACGGCTGGGAGGTCGTCACCGACGTGTCCATCACCTCCGAGCGGTTCGACGAACTCGGGCACGACTTCGAGCGCGACCGGCCGGTGGCCCTCGGGACGGTGGGCGCCGCCCGGTCGCGGCTGTTCCCCGTGGCGGACGCGGTGGCGTACGCGGAGCGGTGGCTCGCGGTGCACCGGCCCCGGGAGGATGACTTCCCTCACCCGGCCGCCTGA
- a CDS encoding metalloregulator ArsR/SmtB family transcription factor — protein sequence MKNVGEARETLTGVPQEEFAAGVRSDRSTRNRVARSILDHGPSTVAELAGRLGLTQAAVRRHLDALVADDVVEAREQRVYGARTRGRPAKVFALTDCGRDAFDQSYDKLAADALRWIAEREGGPEAVAAFARARIAAQAGAYRKAIEAVTPDQRTEALAKALSVDGYAATARNAPLPQRGEQLCQHHCPVAHVAEQFPQLCEAETEIFAELLGTHVQRLATIAHGDGVCTTFIPKISQTDHQSHNASASTAGRNPA from the coding sequence GTGAAAAACGTCGGCGAGGCTCGGGAGACCCTCACGGGGGTCCCGCAGGAGGAGTTCGCGGCCGGGGTGCGCTCGGATCGGTCCACGCGCAACCGGGTCGCGCGGTCCATCCTGGACCACGGCCCGTCGACCGTCGCCGAGCTGGCCGGCCGGCTGGGGCTCACCCAGGCCGCCGTACGGCGCCACCTGGACGCCCTGGTCGCCGACGACGTGGTGGAGGCGCGGGAGCAGCGGGTGTACGGCGCGCGGACGCGCGGCCGGCCCGCCAAGGTCTTCGCGCTCACCGACTGCGGGCGGGACGCCTTCGACCAGTCGTACGACAAGCTCGCCGCGGACGCGCTCCGCTGGATCGCCGAGCGGGAGGGCGGGCCGGAGGCGGTCGCCGCCTTCGCCCGGGCCCGGATCGCCGCGCAGGCGGGCGCGTACCGCAAGGCGATCGAGGCCGTCACCCCCGACCAGCGCACCGAAGCGCTGGCCAAGGCCCTGAGCGTGGACGGGTACGCTGCTACGGCGCGCAACGCGCCCCTCCCGCAGCGGGGTGAGCAGCTCTGCCAGCACCATTGCCCGGTCGCCCACGTCGCGGAGCAGTTCCCGCAGCTGTGCGAGGCGGAGACGGAGATCTTCGCCGAGCTGCTGGGTACGCACGTCCAGCGACTGGCGACCATCGCGCACGGCGACGGCGTCTGCACGACGTTCATCCCCAAGATTTCCCAGACCGATCACCAAAGCCACAACGCATCCGCAAGCACGGCCGGGAGGAACCCCGCATGA
- the sufD gene encoding Fe-S cluster assembly protein SufD, with translation MAEAQNIPVGSTTAGQIAVAAESTVATRMSAPPSFDVADFPVPHGREEEWRFTPLERLRGLHDGTATATGEGVKVDIQAPEGVTVETVGRDDARLGKAGTPVDRVAAQAYSAFEKASVVTVPKEAVLTEPIRIAVHGEGGVAYGHQVIELGAFAEAVVVIDHTGDAVLAGNVDYLLGDGAKLTVVSIQDWDDKAVHVAQHNTLIGRDASFKSVVVTFGGDVVRLNPRVTYAGPGGEAELYGLYFTDAGQHQEHRLLVTHNTPHCKSNVAYKGALQGDDAHAVWIGDVLIEAKAEGTDTYEMNRNLVLTDGARVDSVPNLEIETGEIVGAGHASATGRFDDEQLFYLMARGIPEQEARRLVVRGFFAELVQQIGVTDIEERLIAKIEEELEAAVA, from the coding sequence ATGGCTGAGGCCCAGAACATCCCCGTCGGTTCGACGACCGCCGGCCAGATCGCGGTCGCCGCCGAGTCGACCGTCGCCACGCGCATGAGCGCGCCGCCCTCCTTCGACGTGGCGGACTTCCCGGTCCCGCACGGCCGCGAGGAGGAGTGGCGCTTCACTCCGCTGGAGCGGCTGCGCGGTCTGCACGACGGCACCGCGACCGCCACCGGCGAGGGCGTCAAGGTGGACATCCAGGCCCCCGAGGGCGTCACCGTCGAGACCGTCGGCCGCGACGACGCCCGGCTCGGCAAGGCCGGCACCCCGGTGGACCGCGTCGCCGCCCAGGCCTACTCCGCCTTCGAGAAGGCCTCGGTCGTGACCGTCCCCAAGGAGGCCGTCCTGACCGAGCCGATCCGCATCGCGGTGCACGGCGAGGGCGGGGTCGCCTACGGCCACCAGGTCATCGAGCTCGGGGCCTTCGCCGAGGCCGTCGTCGTCATCGACCACACCGGTGACGCGGTACTCGCCGGCAACGTCGACTACCTGCTCGGCGACGGCGCCAAGCTGACCGTCGTCTCGATCCAGGACTGGGACGACAAGGCCGTGCACGTCGCCCAGCACAACACGCTGATCGGCCGGGACGCCTCCTTCAAGTCGGTCGTGGTCACCTTCGGCGGCGACGTGGTCCGCCTGAACCCGCGCGTGACCTACGCCGGCCCCGGCGGCGAGGCCGAGCTGTACGGCCTGTACTTCACCGACGCCGGCCAGCACCAGGAGCACCGCCTGCTGGTCACCCACAACACCCCGCACTGCAAGTCGAACGTCGCCTACAAGGGCGCGCTCCAGGGCGACGACGCGCACGCGGTGTGGATCGGCGACGTGCTGATCGAGGCCAAGGCCGAGGGCACGGACACCTACGAGATGAACCGCAACCTGGTGCTGACCGACGGCGCCCGTGTCGACTCCGTGCCGAACCTGGAGATCGAGACCGGCGAGATCGTCGGCGCCGGCCACGCCTCCGCGACCGGCCGCTTCGACGACGAGCAGCTCTTCTACCTGATGGCCCGCGGCATCCCGGAGCAGGAGGCCCGCCGTCTGGTGGTCCGCGGCTTCTTCGCCGAGCTGGTCCAGCAGATCGGTGTCACGGACATCGAGGAGCGCCTCATCGCCAAGATCGAGGAGGAACTCGAGGCGGCGGTCGCATGA
- the sufB gene encoding Fe-S cluster assembly protein SufB, whose amino-acid sequence MTLPTETAHPELEGLGKYEYGWADSDTAGASARRGLDEEVVRDISAKKSEPEWMTKLRLKGLRLFEKKPMPNWGSDLSGIDFDNIKYFVRSTEKQAESWEDLPEDIKNTYDKLGIPEAEKQRLVAGVAAQYESEVVYHQIREDLEEQGVIFLDTDTALKEHPELFKEYFGTVIPVGDNKFASLNTAVWSGGSFIYVPPGVHVEIPLQAYFRINTENMGQFERTLIIVDEGAYVHYVEGCTAPIYKSDSLHSAVVEIIVKKNARCRYTTIQNWSNNVYNLVTKRAVAYEGATMEWIDGNIGSKVTMKYPAVYLMGEHAKGETLSIAFAGEGQHQDAGSKMVHMAPNTSSNIVSKSVARGGGRTSYRGLVEIGEGAAGSKSNVLCDALLVDTISRSDTYPYVDVREDDVSMGHEATVSKVSEDQLFYLMSRGLSEFEAMAMIVRGFVEPIAKELPMEYALELNRLIELQMEGAVG is encoded by the coding sequence ATGACTCTCCCCACGGAGACTGCCCACCCCGAACTCGAGGGCCTGGGCAAGTACGAATACGGCTGGGCCGACTCCGACACGGCCGGCGCCTCTGCCAGGCGCGGTCTGGACGAGGAGGTCGTCCGCGACATCTCGGCGAAGAAGTCCGAGCCGGAGTGGATGACCAAGCTGCGCTTGAAGGGTCTGCGGCTCTTCGAGAAGAAGCCCATGCCGAACTGGGGCTCGGACCTGTCGGGGATCGACTTCGACAACATCAAGTACTTCGTGCGCTCCACGGAGAAGCAGGCTGAGTCCTGGGAAGACCTGCCCGAGGACATCAAGAACACGTACGACAAGCTCGGCATCCCCGAGGCGGAGAAGCAGCGCCTCGTCGCCGGCGTCGCGGCCCAGTACGAGTCGGAGGTCGTCTACCACCAGATCCGCGAGGACCTGGAGGAGCAGGGCGTCATCTTCCTCGACACGGACACCGCGCTGAAGGAGCACCCGGAGCTCTTCAAGGAGTACTTCGGGACCGTCATCCCCGTCGGCGACAACAAGTTCGCCTCGCTGAACACCGCCGTGTGGTCCGGCGGCTCCTTCATCTACGTCCCGCCGGGCGTCCACGTGGAGATCCCGCTCCAGGCCTACTTCCGCATCAACACGGAGAACATGGGCCAGTTCGAGCGGACCCTGATCATCGTCGACGAGGGTGCCTACGTGCACTACGTCGAGGGCTGCACCGCCCCGATCTACAAGAGCGACTCCCTGCACAGCGCGGTCGTCGAGATCATCGTCAAGAAGAACGCCCGCTGCCGTTACACGACCATCCAGAACTGGTCGAACAACGTCTACAACCTGGTCACCAAGCGCGCCGTGGCCTACGAGGGCGCGACCATGGAGTGGATCGACGGCAACATCGGCTCCAAGGTGACGATGAAGTACCCGGCCGTCTACCTGATGGGCGAGCACGCCAAGGGCGAGACCCTGTCGATCGCCTTCGCGGGCGAGGGCCAGCACCAGGACGCCGGTTCCAAGATGGTCCACATGGCGCCGAACACCTCGTCCAACATCGTCTCCAAGTCGGTGGCCCGCGGCGGCGGCCGTACCTCGTACCGCGGCCTGGTCGAGATCGGCGAGGGCGCCGCGGGCTCCAAGTCCAACGTGCTCTGCGACGCGCTGCTCGTGGACACCATCTCCCGCTCGGACACGTACCCCTACGTGGACGTCCGCGAGGACGACGTGTCCATGGGCCACGAGGCGACCGTCTCCAAGGTCTCCGAGGACCAGCTCTTCTACCTGATGAGCCGTGGCCTCTCCGAGTTCGAGGCGATGGCGATGATCGTGCGCGGCTTCGTCGAGCCGATCGCCAAGGAGCTGCCCATGGAGTACGCGCTGGAGCTCAACCGGCTGATCGAGCTGCAGATGGAGGGCGCGGTCGGTTAA
- the sufU gene encoding Fe-S cluster assembly sulfur transfer protein SufU, protein MKLDSMYQEVILDHYKNPHGRGLRDGDAEVHHVNPTCGDEITLRVKYDGTTIKDVSYEGQGCSISQASASVLNELLVGRELAEAQKIQETFLELMQSKGRLEPDDAMEDVLEDAVAFAGVSKYPARVKCALLSWMAWKDATAQALGGADAERKSA, encoded by the coding sequence ATGAAGCTGGACTCGATGTACCAGGAAGTCATCCTGGACCACTACAAGAACCCGCACGGGCGTGGTCTGAGGGATGGCGACGCCGAGGTGCACCATGTGAACCCGACGTGCGGCGACGAGATCACCCTCCGAGTGAAGTACGACGGCACGACGATCAAGGACGTCTCGTACGAGGGCCAGGGCTGCTCGATCAGCCAGGCCTCGGCCTCCGTACTGAACGAACTGCTCGTCGGCAGGGAGCTGGCCGAGGCGCAGAAGATCCAGGAGACCTTCCTGGAGCTGATGCAGTCCAAGGGCCGGCTGGAGCCCGACGACGCGATGGAGGACGTCCTGGAGGACGCGGTGGCGTTCGCCGGGGTGTCCAAGTACCCGGCCCGGGTCAAGTGCGCCCTGTTGAGCTGGATGGCCTGGAAGGACGCGACGGCCCAGGCGCTGGGCGGCGCCGACGCCGAAAGGAAGAGCGCATGA
- the sufC gene encoding Fe-S cluster assembly ATPase SufC has translation MATLEIRDLHVTVEADNATKEILKGVDLTVKQGETHAIMGPNGSGKSTLAYALAGHPKYTVSGGSVTLDGEDVLEMSVDERARAGLFLAMQYPVEVPGVSVSNFLRSSATAIRGEAPKLRTWVKEVKEAMERLSMDPAFAERNVNEGFSGGEKKRHEILQLELLKPKIAILDETDSGLDVDALRIVSEGVNRVRESGQVGTLLITHYTRILRYIKPDHVHVFAGGRIVESGGAALADKLENEGYEAYVKGGASA, from the coding sequence ATGGCAACGCTTGAAATCCGAGACCTGCACGTCACCGTCGAGGCCGACAACGCCACGAAGGAGATCCTCAAGGGCGTCGACCTCACCGTGAAGCAGGGCGAGACGCACGCCATCATGGGCCCCAATGGCTCGGGCAAGTCGACCCTCGCCTACGCCCTCGCGGGCCACCCCAAATACACCGTGTCCGGCGGCTCCGTCACCCTCGACGGCGAGGACGTCCTGGAGATGTCCGTCGACGAGCGCGCCCGCGCGGGCCTGTTCCTGGCGATGCAGTACCCGGTCGAGGTCCCCGGCGTCTCGGTCTCCAACTTCCTCCGCTCCTCCGCCACCGCCATCCGCGGCGAGGCGCCGAAGCTGCGCACCTGGGTGAAGGAGGTCAAGGAGGCCATGGAGCGGCTCTCCATGGACCCGGCCTTCGCCGAGCGCAACGTGAACGAGGGCTTCTCCGGCGGTGAGAAGAAGCGGCACGAGATCCTCCAGCTGGAGCTGCTCAAGCCGAAGATCGCGATCCTCGACGAGACCGACTCCGGCCTCGACGTCGACGCCCTGCGCATCGTGTCGGAGGGCGTGAACAGGGTCCGCGAGAGCGGCCAGGTCGGCACCCTGCTGATCACCCACTACACGCGCATCCTGCGCTACATCAAGCCCGACCACGTCCACGTGTTCGCCGGCGGCCGGATCGTCGAGTCCGGCGGCGCCGCGCTCGCGGACAAGCTGGAGAACGAGGGCTACGAGGCATACGTGAAGGGTGGCGCATCCGCGTGA
- a CDS encoding metal-sulfur cluster assembly factor has protein sequence MSETVEMKPASEEELREALMDVVDPELGIDVVNLGLIYGIHVDESNIATIDMTLTSAACPLTDVIEDQAKSATDGLVNELRINWVWMPPWGPDKITDDGREQLRALGFNV, from the coding sequence ATGAGCGAGACCGTGGAGATGAAGCCGGCCTCGGAGGAGGAGCTCCGAGAGGCCCTGATGGACGTCGTCGACCCCGAGCTGGGCATCGACGTCGTCAACCTCGGCCTGATCTACGGCATCCACGTCGACGAGTCGAACATCGCGACCATCGACATGACCCTGACGTCCGCGGCCTGCCCGCTCACCGACGTCATCGAGGACCAGGCCAAGTCCGCCACGGACGGCCTCGTCAACGAGCTGCGCATCAACTGGGTCTGGATGCCGCCGTGGGGCCCCGACAAGATCACGGACGACGGCCGCGAGCAGCTGCGGGCGCTCGGCTTCAACGTCTGA
- a CDS encoding non-heme iron oxygenase ferredoxin subunit has protein sequence MSGAFVRVCGLSELEEDTPKRVELDGTPVSVVKTEGEVFAIYDICSHANVSLSEGEVEDCQIECWLHGSSFDLRTGKPSGLPATRPVPVYPVKIEGDDVLVSLTQES, from the coding sequence ATGAGCGGCGCATTCGTACGCGTCTGTGGGCTGAGCGAGCTGGAGGAGGACACCCCGAAGCGGGTGGAACTCGACGGCACGCCGGTCTCGGTCGTGAAGACCGAGGGGGAGGTGTTCGCCATCTACGACATCTGCTCGCACGCGAACGTCTCGCTCTCCGAGGGCGAGGTGGAGGACTGCCAGATCGAGTGCTGGCTGCACGGCTCCAGCTTCGACCTCCGCACCGGCAAGCCGTCCGGCCTTCCCGCGACGCGCCCTGTCCCCGTATACCCCGTAAAGATCGAAGGGGACGACGTGCTCGTCTCCCTCACCCAGGAGTCCTGA
- the dapA gene encoding 4-hydroxy-tetrahydrodipicolinate synthase, with protein sequence MTTTTATPAPPFGRALCAMITPFTDSGALDLDGAQRLADLLVTEGCDGLVLSGTTGESPTTTDAEKSALVRAVREAVGERASIVAGVGTADTRHTVELTLAAEKAGADGVLVVTPYYSRPPQDAVEEHFRTVADASGLPVVLYDIPGRTGTRIEPDTMLRLAAHPRIVAVKDCSYDFLGTQKVLSRTELAYYAGCEEHILALYAVGGSGYISTVANLVPRQLRSILDAFDAGDTARAALLQQQATELIESTMAAGLPGTVTVKALLNDLGRPAGPVRAPLRPAGRETADGLRSAYERLRAA encoded by the coding sequence ATGACGACGACCACAGCCACTCCCGCCCCTCCCTTCGGCCGCGCCCTGTGCGCCATGATCACGCCCTTCACCGACTCCGGCGCGCTCGACCTCGACGGCGCCCAGCGGCTCGCCGACCTGCTGGTGACCGAGGGCTGCGACGGTCTCGTGCTCAGCGGTACGACCGGCGAGTCGCCGACCACGACGGACGCCGAGAAGTCGGCGCTGGTCCGGGCCGTGCGCGAGGCGGTCGGGGAGCGTGCCTCGATCGTGGCGGGCGTGGGCACCGCCGACACCCGGCACACCGTCGAGCTGACGCTGGCGGCCGAGAAGGCGGGCGCGGACGGGGTGCTGGTGGTGACGCCGTACTACAGCAGGCCGCCGCAGGACGCCGTGGAGGAGCACTTCCGCACGGTGGCGGACGCCTCCGGGCTGCCGGTGGTGCTCTACGACATCCCCGGCCGCACCGGCACGCGCATCGAGCCGGACACCATGCTGCGGCTGGCCGCACACCCCCGGATCGTGGCGGTCAAGGACTGCTCCTACGACTTCCTCGGCACCCAGAAGGTGCTGTCCCGCACGGAGTTGGCGTACTACGCGGGCTGCGAGGAGCACATCCTCGCGCTGTACGCGGTGGGCGGCAGCGGATACATCAGCACGGTCGCGAACCTCGTTCCTCGCCAACTGCGCTCGATCCTCGACGCGTTCGACGCGGGCGACACCGCCCGCGCCGCCCTGCTCCAGCAACAGGCCACCGAACTGATCGAGTCGACGATGGCCGCCGGCCTGCCCGGCACGGTCACCGTCAAGGCACTGCTGAACGACCTGGGCCGGCCCGCGGGCCCGGTCCGCGCCCCCCTGCGCCCCGCCGGCCGCGAGACGGCCGACGGACTGCGGTCGGCGTACGAACGGCTGCGGGCGGCGTGA
- a CDS encoding multidrug efflux SMR transporter yields MGYVMLLGAIAAEVAATTAMKYSDGFSRFGPSLVTVVGYVLSFVLLAQTLRTVAIGTAYAIWSGIGTAAVAALGLVLFGEGMSLAKVAGIVLIIGGVVVLSLGGAH; encoded by the coding sequence ATGGGATACGTGATGCTCCTCGGTGCCATCGCCGCGGAAGTCGCGGCCACGACGGCCATGAAGTACAGCGACGGCTTCAGCAGGTTCGGACCCTCGCTGGTGACCGTCGTCGGGTACGTGCTCTCCTTCGTGCTGCTCGCCCAGACGCTGCGGACCGTGGCCATCGGCACGGCCTACGCGATCTGGTCCGGCATCGGCACCGCGGCCGTCGCCGCGCTCGGCCTGGTGCTGTTCGGGGAGGGGATGAGCCTCGCCAAGGTCGCCGGGATCGTCCTGATCATCGGTGGAGTGGTCGTCCTCAGCCTGGGCGGGGCCCACTGA